The following are from one region of the Natronosporangium hydrolyticum genome:
- a CDS encoding glycoside hydrolase family 65 protein — protein sequence MIRERAYPVEPWHVRETRLDLDVLAQSESVFALSNGHVGLRGNLDEGEPHGLPGSYLNSFYELRPLPHAEAGYGYPEEGQTVVNVTNGKLIRLLVDDEPFDVRYGELRSHERVLDLRSGTVERKVDWVSPAGRAIRVHSTRLVSFTQRAVAAICYDVEPLDGPARLVIQSGLVANEELPITKADPRVAAALREPLQAEQHISNGGSGLLIHRTKVSGLRIAAAMSHVVDGPPDVVVNTDAFPDWARTTIACVVQPGQRLRVVKFLAYGWSSQRSVPALRDQVGAALAAARFTGWEGLCRDQREYLDTFWDAADVKVEGDPEVQQAVRFGMFHVLQAGARNEMRPIPAKGLTGPGYDGHVFWDTEMFALPVLIYTKPQAAAQVLRWRHATLDLARERARTLGLRGAAFPWRTIRGQECSGYWPAGTAAFHIGADIADATMRYIQVTGDEAFEREVGLELLVETARLWRSLGHHDRHGQFHIDGVTGPDEYTAVFNDNLYTNLMAQRNMLGAAEAAARHPELARSLGVDEEEAASWRDASRAMVVPFDEELGVHQQVEGFTRFQEWDFASTKPEDYPLLLTHPYFDIYRRQVIKQADLVLAMHWRGDAFTNEQKERNFQYYEARTVRDSSLSACTQAVLAAETGHLELAHDYLGEAALIDLHDSHANTSDGVHLAALAGAWIALVAGFGGMRDHDGVLSFAPRLPSRIGRLDFSLLWRGLRLRVSVRPDEVTYFLREGDHEDGSRMELLHHGEPVTVAIGKPVTRPIPEDATVAGPEPQQPPGRAPVRRSYFVSEPE from the coding sequence ATGATCCGTGAACGTGCATACCCCGTGGAGCCCTGGCACGTCCGCGAAACCCGACTCGACCTGGACGTACTCGCTCAGTCCGAGTCGGTCTTCGCGTTGTCCAACGGGCACGTCGGGCTGCGCGGCAACCTCGACGAGGGGGAACCGCACGGGCTGCCCGGCAGTTACCTGAACTCGTTCTACGAGCTCCGTCCTTTGCCCCACGCTGAGGCGGGCTACGGCTACCCCGAAGAGGGTCAGACCGTGGTAAACGTCACCAACGGCAAGCTGATCCGGCTGCTCGTCGACGACGAGCCCTTCGACGTCCGCTACGGCGAACTGCGCTCCCACGAACGGGTGCTGGACCTGCGGTCCGGCACCGTCGAACGAAAGGTCGACTGGGTCTCCCCCGCCGGCCGTGCGATCCGGGTCCACTCGACTCGGCTGGTCTCGTTCACCCAGCGTGCGGTCGCGGCGATCTGTTACGACGTGGAGCCACTGGATGGCCCGGCCCGGTTGGTCATCCAGTCCGGACTGGTCGCCAACGAAGAGCTCCCCATCACCAAGGCCGACCCCCGGGTCGCGGCCGCGCTCCGGGAGCCGTTGCAGGCCGAGCAGCACATCTCCAACGGGGGCAGCGGCCTGCTCATCCACCGCACCAAGGTAAGCGGCCTGCGGATCGCCGCCGCTATGTCCCATGTGGTTGATGGTCCGCCGGATGTGGTGGTAAACACCGACGCCTTCCCGGACTGGGCGCGCACCACCATCGCTTGCGTGGTCCAGCCCGGGCAGCGGCTGCGGGTGGTGAAATTCCTGGCCTACGGGTGGTCCAGCCAGCGGTCGGTACCCGCGCTGCGGGACCAGGTCGGGGCGGCGCTCGCCGCTGCCCGCTTCACCGGCTGGGAAGGGTTGTGCCGCGACCAACGCGAGTACCTCGACACCTTCTGGGACGCCGCCGACGTCAAGGTGGAGGGCGACCCCGAGGTCCAGCAGGCGGTTCGGTTCGGCATGTTCCACGTGCTGCAGGCCGGCGCCCGCAACGAGATGCGGCCGATCCCCGCCAAGGGGCTCACCGGCCCCGGGTACGACGGACATGTGTTCTGGGATACCGAGATGTTCGCGCTCCCGGTGTTGATCTACACCAAGCCACAGGCCGCCGCCCAGGTGCTTCGATGGCGTCACGCCACCCTCGACCTAGCCCGGGAGCGCGCCCGCACGCTCGGCCTCCGGGGCGCCGCCTTCCCCTGGCGGACCATCCGCGGCCAGGAGTGTTCGGGCTACTGGCCCGCGGGCACCGCAGCCTTCCACATCGGAGCTGACATCGCCGACGCCACCATGCGCTACATCCAGGTCACCGGCGATGAGGCCTTCGAACGCGAGGTCGGCCTGGAACTGTTGGTGGAGACCGCCCGCCTGTGGCGTTCGTTGGGGCACCACGACCGTCACGGCCAGTTCCACATCGACGGGGTGACCGGCCCGGACGAGTACACCGCTGTCTTCAACGACAACCTCTACACCAACCTGATGGCACAGCGGAACATGCTCGGCGCCGCCGAGGCCGCCGCCCGCCACCCGGAGTTGGCGCGCAGCCTCGGCGTGGACGAGGAGGAGGCCGCCTCGTGGCGGGACGCGTCCCGCGCCATGGTCGTCCCCTTCGACGAGGAGCTGGGGGTCCACCAGCAGGTTGAGGGGTTCACCCGGTTCCAGGAGTGGGACTTCGCCTCCACCAAGCCCGAGGACTACCCGCTGCTGCTCACCCACCCGTACTTCGACATCTACCGGCGGCAGGTGATCAAGCAGGCCGACCTGGTGCTGGCGATGCACTGGCGGGGCGACGCCTTCACCAACGAGCAGAAGGAACGCAACTTCCAGTATTACGAGGCCCGGACGGTCCGCGACTCCTCTCTCTCTGCCTGCACCCAGGCGGTGCTCGCCGCGGAGACCGGCCACCTGGAGTTGGCCCACGACTACCTGGGCGAGGCGGCGCTGATCGACCTGCACGACTCCCACGCCAACACCAGCGACGGGGTGCACCTGGCGGCGCTCGCCGGCGCCTGGATCGCGCTGGTAGCCGGGTTCGGCGGGATGCGCGACCACGACGGGGTGCTCTCATTCGCGCCGCGGCTGCCCAGCCGGATCGGCCGGCTCGACTTCTCGCTGCTGTGGCGCGGACTCCGGCTGCGGGTCAGTGTGCGGCCCGATGAGGTCACCTACTTCCTGCGCGAAGGTGACCACGAGGACGGTTCTCGGATGGAGCTGCTCCACCATGGCGAGCCGGTGACGGTGGCGATCGGCAAGCCGGTCACCCGACCGATCCCGGAGGATGCGACCGTGGCCGGTCCGGAGCCACAGCAGCCACCAGGGCGCGCCCCGGTCCGCCGCTCCTACTTCGTCTCCGAACCCGAGTAG
- a CDS encoding HAD family hydrolase, with translation MLGLPDHIRACLFDLDGVLTPTAEVHKAAWEETFNQYLQSRAETTGEPFVPFDPGHDYHTYVDGKTRADGVRSFLTSRGVTLPEGEPDDPGSSDTVHGLGNRKNVLLLAQLRERGVAAFPGSVAYLQAVTAAGLRRAVVSASANCREVVAAAGLADLLEVRVDGVTAREVGLRGKPAPDTFLTAAEQLGVAPAEAAVFEDAIAGVEAGRAGGFGYVVGVDRVGQAEALKRHGADIVVRDLAELLSDGAPSQANDQPQWSPR, from the coding sequence ATGCTGGGTTTGCCCGACCATATTCGCGCCTGCCTGTTCGACCTGGACGGGGTGCTGACCCCGACCGCCGAGGTACACAAGGCCGCCTGGGAAGAGACGTTCAACCAGTATCTCCAGTCGCGAGCGGAGACTACTGGGGAGCCGTTCGTACCATTCGACCCTGGCCACGACTACCACACGTACGTGGACGGAAAGACCCGCGCGGACGGCGTCCGGTCTTTCCTGACCAGCCGCGGCGTCACGTTGCCGGAGGGGGAACCGGACGACCCGGGCAGCTCCGACACCGTCCACGGCTTGGGAAACCGCAAGAACGTCCTGCTGCTCGCGCAGCTTCGCGAGCGAGGGGTCGCCGCCTTCCCGGGGTCGGTGGCCTATCTACAAGCGGTAACCGCCGCCGGGCTGCGCCGGGCGGTCGTCTCCGCCAGCGCCAATTGCCGCGAGGTGGTCGCCGCCGCCGGCCTGGCGGACCTGCTGGAGGTACGCGTGGACGGCGTCACCGCGCGGGAGGTGGGGCTGCGCGGCAAGCCGGCGCCCGACACCTTCCTGACCGCCGCCGAGCAGCTCGGGGTCGCGCCCGCTGAGGCTGCGGTCTTCGAGGACGCGATCGCCGGTGTAGAGGCCGGCCGAGCTGGCGGCTTCGGGTACGTGGTCGGCGTCGACCGGGTGGGACAGGCCGAGGCCTTGAAGCGGCATGGCGCGGATATTGTGGTCCGCGATCTCGCCGAGCTACTCAGCGACGGCGCCCCTTCCCAGGCCAATGACCAACCACAATGGAGCCCGCGATGA